A region from the Lolium perenne isolate Kyuss_39 chromosome 4, Kyuss_2.0, whole genome shotgun sequence genome encodes:
- the LOC127296973 gene encoding uncharacterized protein yields the protein MGASFSLVALIDYFTRRDFLAAGLRPHSVTLPYPYDGGDGKSSSTCTVHYWAPPGEPKLPPLLLIHGFGPWATWQWRCQVGPLSRQFHIIVPDLLGFGGSSWDCPTVPPPSEATQAAALAALLDSVEGLEGKRVAVAGTSYGGFVAYWLARAAGPGRVGPVVLASSNVLKTGADDREVLKRAGEEWGGVDDLLLPAQPAAMRRLMQMVAHRPPPAIMSLDFVLRDFIQKLYTNREQLSHVYKGVTVGTDKFQVTPLSQEVLIVWGEDDQLFPVEKAFAVQSALGGKARVEIMKETGHTPQTEDPARFNDIVLDFLLAADKHTKPSINGSSL from the exons ATGGGGGCAAGCTTCAGCCTCGTGGCGCTCATCGACTACTTCACCCGCCGCGACTTCCTCGCCGCCGGCCTCCGCCCCCACTCCGTCACGCTCCCCTACCCctacgacggcggcgacggcaagTCGTCGTCGACCTGCACCGTCCactactgggctccgccgggcgaACCGAAGCTCCCGCCTTTGCTGCTCATTCACGGCTTTGGCCCTTGGGCCACTTGGCAGTGGCGCTGCCAGGTCGGTCCATTGTCCCGCCAATTCCACATCATCGTCCCGGACCTGCTCGGCTTCGGCGGCAGCTCGTGGGACTGCCCCACGGTGCCACCGCCGTCAGAGGCCACCCAGGCGGCTGCGCTCGCCGCGCTGCTGGACTCAGTGGAGGGGCTGGAGGGCAAGCGCGTGGCCGTAGCGGGGACGAGCTACGGCGGGTTCGTGGCGTACTGGCTAGCGCGCGCGGCGGGGCCGGGGAGAGTCGGCCCCGTGGTGCTCGCGAGCTCGAACGTGCTCAAGACGGGGGCCGACGACCGCGAGGTCCTGAAGAGGGCCGGCGAAGAATGGGGCGGCGTGGACGACCTGCTCCTTCCGGCCCAGCCCGCCGCCATGAGGAGGCTGATGCAGATGGTCGCGCACCGCCCGCCGCCGGCGATAATGTCGCTGGACTTCGTCCTCCGGGACTTCATCCAG AAACTCTACACTAATAGGGAACAACTTAGCCATGTTTACAAGGGGGTCACGGTCGGCACAGACAAGTTCCAAGTAACACCGCTATCTCAG GAGGTGCTGATTGTCTGGGGAGAAGATGACCAATTGTTTCCGGTGGAGAAGGCTTTTGCGGTTCAGAG TGCTTTGGGTGGGAAAGCAAGAGTGGAAATCATGAAGGAAACAGGCCATACTCCACAGACCGAGGACCCGGCCCGGTTCAACGATATAGTGCTGGACTTCTTGCTGGCTGCCGACAAGCATACAAAACCTTCCATCAACGGCAGCTCTCTATGA